A genomic region of Xanthomonas fragariae contains the following coding sequences:
- the rpoB gene encoding DNA-directed RNA polymerase subunit beta — translation MTSYSFTEKKRIRKDFGKQRSILEVPFLLAIQVDSYREFLQEDVEPNKRKDLGLHAALKSVFPISSYSGNAALEYVGYKLGQPVFDERECRQRGMSYGAPLRVTVRLVIYDRESSTKAIKYVKEQEVYLGEIPLMTGNGTFIVNGTERVIVSQLHRSPGVFFDHDRGKTHSSGKLLYSARIIPYRGSWLDFEFDPKDALFTRIDRRRKLPVSILLRALGYSNEEMLAEFFEINTFHINPDEGVQLELVPERLRGETLNFDLADGDKVIVEAGKRITARHVKQLEAAGVAALAVPDDYLVGRILSHDVVDGSTGELLANANDEISEDQLAAFRKAGVDAVGTLWVNDLDRGPYLSNTLRIDPTKTQLEALVEIYRMMRPGEPPTKEAAQNLFHNLFFTFERYDLSTVGRMKFNRRVGRKAVLGESVLYDKKYFAERNDEESKRLVAEHTDTSDILEVIKVLTEIRNGRGVVDDIDHLGNRRVRSVGEMAENVFRVGLVRVERAVKERLSMAESEGLTPQELINAKPVAAAIKEFFGSSQLSQFMDQNNPLSEVTHKRRVSALGPGGLTRERAGFEVRDVHPTHYGRVCTIETPEGPNIGLINSLAVFARTNQYGFLETPYRKVLDGKVSDDVEYLSAIEENEYVIAQANALTDVKNMLTEQFVPCRFQGESLLKPPAEVHFMDVSPMQTVSVAAALVPFLEHDDANRALMGANMQRQAVPTLRSQKPLVGTGIERAVARDSGVTVNALRGGVIEQIDAARIVVKVNEAEIGGGTDAGVDIYNLIKYTRSNQNTCINQRPLVNVGDVIARGDVLADGPSTDIGELALGQNMLIAFMPWNGYNFEDSILLSERVVEEDRYTTIHIEELTCVARDTKLGPEEISADIPNVSEQALNRLDESGVVYIGAEVRAGDIMVGKVTPKGESQLTPEEKLLRAIFGEKASDVKDSSLRVPPGMDGTVIDVQVFTRDGIEKDKRARQIEESEIKRVKKDFDDQFRILEAAIYARLRSQIVGKVANGGPNLKKGDNVTDAYLDGLKKSDWFQLRMKDEDAADAIERAQKQIQAHEKEFEVRFADKRGKITQGDDLAPGVLKMVKVFLAVKRRIQPGDKMAGRHGNKGVVSNVVPVEDMPYMATGEPVDIVLNPLGVPSRMNIGQILEVHLGWAAKGLGRKIQRMLEAQAAVSELRKFLDDIYNHDSAINAQRVDLSQFSDEELLNLGKNLIDGVPMATPVFDGASEPEIKRMLELADLPQSGQTQLYDGRTGEAFDRKTTVGYMHYLKLNHLVDDKMHARSTGPYSLVTQQPLGGKAQFGGQRFGEMEVWALEAYGAAYTLQEMLTVKSDDVQGRNQMYKNIVDGEHEMVAGMPESFNVLVKEIRSLAINMELEE, via the coding sequence ATGACGTCTTATTCGTTCACCGAAAAAAAGCGTATCCGCAAGGACTTCGGTAAGCAGCGCTCGATTCTCGAAGTGCCATTCCTGCTTGCCATCCAGGTGGACTCCTACCGTGAGTTTCTGCAGGAAGACGTTGAGCCGAACAAGCGCAAGGACCTCGGCCTGCATGCCGCTCTGAAGTCGGTGTTCCCGATTTCCAGTTACAGCGGCAATGCTGCGCTGGAGTACGTTGGTTACAAGTTGGGTCAGCCTGTGTTTGACGAGCGGGAATGCCGGCAGCGTGGCATGAGCTATGGCGCGCCGCTGCGCGTGACCGTACGGTTGGTGATCTACGATCGCGAGTCGTCGACCAAGGCCATCAAGTACGTGAAGGAACAGGAGGTCTATCTCGGCGAAATTCCGCTGATGACCGGCAACGGCACCTTCATCGTCAACGGCACCGAGCGCGTAATCGTCTCGCAGCTGCACCGTTCGCCGGGTGTGTTCTTCGACCACGACCGTGGCAAGACCCACAGCTCGGGCAAGCTGCTGTATAGCGCCCGGATCATTCCGTACCGCGGTTCCTGGTTGGACTTTGAGTTCGACCCGAAGGATGCGTTGTTCACCCGTATCGACCGTCGTCGCAAGCTGCCGGTGTCGATCTTGTTGCGCGCGCTTGGGTACAGCAACGAAGAGATGTTGGCAGAGTTCTTCGAGATCAACACCTTCCACATCAACCCGGACGAAGGCGTGCAGCTGGAACTGGTGCCGGAGCGTCTGCGTGGTGAAACGCTGAACTTCGACCTGGCCGATGGCGACAAGGTCATCGTGGAAGCCGGAAAGCGCATCACTGCGCGTCACGTCAAGCAGCTCGAAGCCGCAGGTGTCGCCGCGCTGGCGGTGCCGGACGATTACCTGGTCGGCCGCATCCTATCACACGACGTGGTCGATGGTTCGACCGGCGAACTGCTGGCCAATGCCAATGACGAGATCAGCGAAGACCAACTGGCTGCGTTCCGCAAAGCCGGCGTCGATGCGGTCGGCACCTTGTGGGTGAACGATCTGGATCGTGGTCCGTACCTTTCCAATACCCTGCGTATTGATCCGACCAAGACGCAGCTGGAAGCGCTGGTCGAGATCTACCGCATGATGCGTCCGGGCGAGCCGCCGACCAAGGAAGCCGCACAGAACCTGTTCCACAACCTGTTCTTCACCTTCGAGCGCTACGACCTGTCTACGGTTGGCCGGATGAAGTTCAACCGTCGCGTCGGCCGCAAGGCAGTGCTCGGCGAGTCGGTGCTCTACGACAAGAAGTACTTTGCCGAGCGTAACGACGAAGAGTCCAAACGTCTGGTCGCCGAGCACACCGACACCTCAGACATCCTGGAAGTGATCAAGGTGCTCACGGAAATCCGCAATGGTCGCGGTGTGGTCGATGACATCGATCACCTCGGCAACCGTCGCGTGCGTTCGGTCGGCGAAATGGCCGAAAACGTGTTTCGCGTGGGCTTGGTTCGCGTCGAGCGCGCGGTCAAAGAGCGTCTGTCGATGGCGGAGTCGGAAGGTCTGACGCCGCAGGAACTGATCAACGCCAAGCCGGTCGCTGCCGCTATCAAGGAATTCTTCGGCTCTTCGCAGCTGTCGCAGTTCATGGACCAGAACAACCCGCTGTCGGAAGTGACGCACAAGCGTCGCGTCTCCGCACTGGGGCCGGGCGGTCTGACCCGCGAGCGCGCCGGCTTCGAAGTGCGCGACGTGCATCCGACCCATTACGGCCGCGTCTGCACCATCGAAACCCCGGAAGGCCCGAACATCGGCCTGATCAACTCCCTGGCCGTGTTCGCCCGCACCAACCAGTACGGCTTCCTTGAGACGCCTTACCGTAAGGTACTGGACGGCAAGGTCTCCGACGACGTCGAATACCTGTCGGCGATCGAAGAAAACGAGTACGTGATCGCCCAGGCGAACGCGCTGACCGACGTCAAGAACATGCTTACCGAGCAGTTCGTGCCGTGCCGGTTCCAGGGCGAGTCGTTGCTGAAGCCGCCGGCCGAAGTGCACTTCATGGACGTCTCGCCGATGCAGACCGTGTCGGTAGCAGCGGCGTTGGTGCCCTTCCTTGAGCACGATGACGCGAACCGCGCACTGATGGGCGCCAACATGCAGCGCCAGGCCGTGCCGACACTGCGTTCGCAGAAGCCGTTGGTGGGTACCGGTATCGAACGTGCGGTTGCGCGCGACTCGGGCGTGACCGTGAATGCCCTGCGTGGCGGCGTGATCGAGCAAATCGACGCGGCCCGCATCGTCGTCAAGGTCAACGAGGCAGAAATCGGCGGCGGTACCGATGCCGGCGTGGATATCTACAACCTGATCAAGTACACCCGTTCCAACCAGAACACCTGCATCAACCAGCGTCCGCTGGTAAACGTGGGTGACGTGATTGCGCGCGGCGACGTGCTGGCCGACGGCCCGTCCACCGACATCGGTGAGCTGGCGCTGGGTCAGAACATGCTGATCGCATTCATGCCCTGGAATGGCTACAACTTCGAAGACTCCATCCTGCTTTCCGAGCGGGTGGTGGAAGAAGATCGTTACACCACGATCCACATCGAAGAACTGACCTGTGTTGCACGCGACACTAAGCTGGGGCCGGAGGAAATTTCCGCCGACATCCCGAATGTGTCCGAGCAGGCCTTGAACCGTCTGGACGAAAGTGGCGTGGTGTACATCGGTGCGGAAGTGCGCGCGGGCGATATCATGGTCGGCAAGGTTACGCCGAAGGGCGAAAGCCAGCTGACGCCGGAAGAAAAGCTGCTGCGTGCGATCTTCGGTGAGAAGGCGTCAGATGTGAAGGACAGCTCGCTGCGTGTTCCCCCAGGCATGGACGGCACCGTCATCGACGTGCAGGTCTTCACCCGCGACGGCATCGAGAAAGACAAGCGTGCGCGTCAGATTGAAGAATCCGAAATCAAGCGCGTCAAGAAGGACTTCGACGACCAGTTCCGCATCCTTGAAGCAGCCATCTACGCACGTCTGCGCTCTCAGATCGTGGGCAAGGTCGCCAATGGCGGTCCGAACCTGAAGAAGGGCGACAACGTCACCGACGCGTATCTGGACGGCCTGAAGAAGTCCGATTGGTTCCAGCTGCGCATGAAAGACGAAGACGCTGCCGATGCCATCGAGCGCGCGCAGAAGCAGATCCAGGCGCACGAGAAGGAATTTGAAGTACGCTTTGCCGACAAGCGCGGCAAGATCACCCAGGGTGACGACCTCGCACCGGGCGTGCTGAAGATGGTCAAGGTGTTCCTGGCAGTGAAGCGCCGCATCCAGCCGGGCGACAAGATGGCGGGCCGCCACGGCAACAAGGGTGTGGTCTCCAATGTCGTGCCGGTCGAGGACATGCCTTACATGGCCACAGGCGAGCCGGTCGACATCGTGCTGAACCCCCTTGGCGTGCCGTCGCGTATGAACATCGGCCAGATTCTGGAAGTGCATCTGGGCTGGGCCGCCAAGGGCCTGGGTCGCAAGATCCAGCGCATGCTGGAAGCCCAGGCCGCGGTCAGCGAACTGCGCAAGTTCCTGGACGACATTTACAACCACGACAGCGCGATCAATGCACAGCGTGTGGACCTGTCGCAGTTCAGCGATGAGGAGCTGCTCAACCTGGGCAAGAATCTTATCGATGGCGTGCCGATGGCTACCCCGGTGTTCGACGGCGCCAGCGAACCAGAAATCAAGCGCATGTTGGAACTGGCCGACTTGCCGCAGAGCGGTCAGACCCAGTTGTACGACGGTCGCACCGGCGAAGCGTTCGATCGCAAGACCACGGTCGGCTACATGCACTATCTGAAGTTGAACCACTTGGTCGACGACAAGATGCATGCCCGCTCGACTGGCCCGTACTCGCTCGTCACTCAGCAGCCGCTGGGCGGCAAGGCGCAGTTCGGTGGTCAGCGCTTCGGTGAGATGGAAGTCTGGGCGCTGGAAGCCTACGGCGCGGCCTACACCCTGCAGGAAATGCTGACGGTGAAGTCCGACGACGTGCAGGGCCGCAACCAGATGTACAAGAACATCGTCGATGGTGAGCACGAGATGGTCGCGGGCATGCCGGAATCCTTCAACGTGTTGGTGAAGGAAATCCGCTCGCTGGCGATCAACATGGAACTGGAAGAGTGA
- the rplL gene encoding 50S ribosomal protein L7/L12, producing the protein MSLTNEQIVDAIAEKSLMEVMELVKAIEEKFGVSAAAPVAAAAAGPAAVVEEQTEFNVVLVNCGLNKVGVIKAVRAVTGLGLKEAKDLTEAGGILKESASKDEAEKIKKELTEAGATVEVK; encoded by the coding sequence ATGTCCCTTACCAACGAACAGATCGTCGACGCCATCGCCGAAAAGTCCTTGATGGAAGTGATGGAGCTGGTCAAGGCCATCGAAGAGAAGTTCGGCGTCTCCGCCGCTGCTCCGGTCGCAGCAGCAGCAGCTGGCCCGGCCGCCGTGGTTGAAGAGCAGACCGAATTCAACGTCGTGCTGGTTAACTGTGGCCTCAACAAGGTCGGCGTCATTAAGGCCGTCCGTGCCGTGACCGGCCTGGGCCTGAAGGAAGCCAAGGATTTGACCGAAGCCGGTGGCATCCTGAAGGAAAGCGCTTCGAAGGACGAAGCCGAGAAGATCAAGAAGGAACTGACCGAAGCCGGCGCGACCGTCGAAGTCAAGTAA
- the rplJ gene encoding 50S ribosomal protein L10, with product MALNLSQKQEVVAELADIAAKAHSLIAAEYAGTTVSQMTAMRKQARETGVFLKVVKNTLVARAVEGTDFAVAADKLVGPLLYAFSMEEPGAAGRLIKEFAKSNDKLQAKVVSIGGELFPAGHVDVLASLPTRDQALAMLARVLSEPAAMFARAVKAVGDKQGGGDEASAPVAETAEA from the coding sequence ATGGCTCTCAATCTGTCCCAGAAGCAAGAAGTAGTCGCCGAGCTGGCAGACATCGCCGCCAAGGCTCACTCCCTGATCGCCGCCGAATATGCTGGCACCACGGTCTCCCAGATGACCGCGATGCGCAAGCAGGCCCGCGAAACCGGCGTGTTCTTGAAAGTTGTCAAGAACACGTTGGTTGCGCGTGCCGTTGAAGGTACTGATTTCGCTGTCGCTGCTGACAAGCTGGTCGGTCCTTTGCTGTATGCGTTTTCGATGGAGGAGCCCGGCGCAGCCGGTCGCCTGATCAAGGAATTTGCCAAGAGCAACGACAAGCTGCAGGCCAAGGTCGTGTCTATCGGCGGGGAACTGTTCCCGGCTGGTCACGTCGACGTGTTGGCATCGCTGCCGACCCGTGACCAGGCCCTTGCCATGCTTGCCCGCGTGCTGTCCGAACCGGCTGCCATGTTCGCCCGTGCCGTCAAGGCTGTTGGCGACAAGCAGGGTGGTGGCGATGAAGCCTCCGCGCCGGTCGCCGAGACTGCCGAAGCTTGA
- the rplA gene encoding 50S ribosomal protein L1: protein MAQSKRVKAIAAAVVPGKTYAFEDAIKILKNVAKVKFVESIDVAVRLGVDAKKSDQQVRGSTVLPAGTGKSVRVAVFAPAGAKADEALAAGAEAVGMDDLAEKMQAGDLSYDVVIATPDAMRVVGKLGTLLGPRGLMPNPKVGTVSANPGEAVKNAKSGQVRYRTDKAGIIHCTIGKASFDDESLKSNLQALLLDLLKAKPATSKGTYLQKVSVSSTMGPGVTVDQSSLSLK, encoded by the coding sequence ATGGCACAGAGCAAGCGCGTTAAGGCCATTGCGGCTGCTGTCGTTCCGGGCAAGACCTATGCCTTCGAAGACGCAATCAAGATCCTAAAGAATGTGGCCAAGGTCAAGTTTGTCGAGTCGATCGACGTTGCTGTGCGCCTGGGTGTGGACGCCAAGAAGTCCGACCAGCAGGTGCGCGGCTCGACTGTGCTGCCGGCCGGTACAGGCAAGAGCGTGCGCGTTGCAGTGTTCGCACCGGCGGGCGCCAAGGCTGATGAAGCCTTGGCTGCAGGGGCCGAGGCAGTGGGCATGGACGATCTGGCCGAGAAGATGCAGGCGGGCGACCTGAGCTACGATGTGGTCATCGCCACCCCGGACGCCATGCGCGTCGTCGGTAAGCTCGGCACCTTGCTGGGTCCGCGCGGCCTGATGCCGAACCCCAAGGTCGGTACCGTGTCGGCGAATCCGGGTGAGGCGGTCAAGAACGCAAAGTCGGGTCAGGTGCGTTACCGCACCGACAAGGCCGGCATCATCCACTGCACCATCGGCAAGGCCAGCTTCGATGACGAATCGCTGAAGTCGAACTTGCAGGCGCTCCTGCTGGATCTGCTAAAGGCCAAGCCAGCCACTTCCAAGGGCACTTACCTGCAGAAGGTCTCAGTCAGCTCGACCATGGGTCCGGGCGTGACGGTAGACCAGTCGAGCCTGTCGCTCAAGTGA